A single genomic interval of Candidatus Methanoperedens sp. harbors:
- a CDS encoding DUF2099 family protein has protein sequence MAKPKDRHVMEALGKTRVVVESGKVVEVGEPKTEYCPIFDKVRGIKKFTSKTAKENIEFRMKDFGIFTEDRAIEMEIFVGFGASETFMTGLRRGLVDTCVTACDGAGTVITSNPKLAQGMGSRISGLVETTPIPRLIKRIEDVGGIVLDPATAALDQVAGVKKAIGLGFKKIGVSVTNAKDMKAIRELEEKHKIQVICFGVHTTGMPEDEAKEFLNLVDMTTGCTSKWIRGCIAGKTIAQFGTAIPIFAITQCGKELLLERAKEVTDPILVNTMKLPVQPDEKQPRPLI, from the coding sequence ATGGCAAAACCAAAAGACAGGCATGTAATGGAAGCTCTCGGAAAGACCCGCGTGGTTGTGGAGAGTGGAAAAGTGGTTGAAGTAGGGGAACCGAAGACCGAATACTGTCCCATTTTTGATAAGGTTCGCGGGATAAAGAAATTCACATCTAAGACCGCAAAGGAGAATATCGAATTCAGGATGAAGGATTTCGGCATCTTCACCGAAGACAGAGCTATCGAGATGGAAATCTTCGTGGGATTCGGGGCAAGCGAGACCTTCATGACAGGGCTGCGCCGCGGTCTCGTAGATACATGCGTGACTGCATGCGATGGCGCAGGCACTGTGATTACGAGCAATCCAAAGCTTGCTCAGGGCATGGGCTCCCGCATCTCAGGACTGGTTGAGACCACACCGATACCCAGGCTCATCAAACGCATAGAGGATGTCGGCGGCATAGTTCTTGACCCGGCAACTGCGGCGCTTGACCAGGTTGCAGGCGTGAAAAAAGCCATCGGGCTGGGATTTAAAAAAATCGGCGTATCCGTCACAAATGCAAAAGACATGAAGGCAATTCGCGAGCTTGAGGAAAAGCATAAAATCCAGGTCATTTGTTTTGGTGTACATACTACAGGGATGCCGGAGGATGAGGCAAAGGAATTCCTTAACTTAGTGGATATGACCACAGGATGCACTTCAAAATGGATCCGCGGATGTATCGCAGGGAAAACGATAGCCCAGTTCGGCACAGCCATTCCCATATTTGCCATCACGCAGTGCGGGAAAGAACTGCTGCTTGAGCGGGCAAAAGAGGTAACCGACCCCATTCTTGTAAATACCATGAAACTGCCTGTGCAGCCTGATGAGAAGCAGCCCCGACCGCTTATTTAG